GCGGCCGCCGAGCGCACCGGCGACCCGGAGCAGGCGGCCATCGCCCATCGCGACCTGCTGCAGGCCCTTATTCGCGACCGATCGGCGGACGAGCTGCCAAAGAGCGTCGCCGAAGTCGAGGCCTACCTCGCCTCCCTCGACCTCGACCAACCCAGCCTGCAATTCGGTCAGTGGTCCGAATCGGGCCGGCTGATGGCCCTGCTGGGGGCTCGCGACGAGCTGCGTCAGCATCCTCGGCGGCGCCCTCGGCCCGCGGGCCTCGAATTGGTCGAGCGGCCAGTCGCGGAGATCGACCGCCTTTCGGCCGGGCCTCTCGACGAAGCCGCCCTCGGCGAGTTGGCAGCGAACTACGGCGAGATCAACGATCTGTTCAGCAAGTGACCTTTCTTGAGTCTCGCAGGGCCCCCTGCTAAGCTTTCATCGAGACTCTTCGACGAGTGTGGCTGCGAGTTCAGCACGGTCGAGGGTCGGAGCTCGTTTCCGAACGGCGACGCTCCATGGATCGTCTGCAACTAAGGAGAAAGACCATTTCCGCCAAAGTCTTCGTCGGCAACCTGAACTTCCAAACCACTAAAGACGAGCTCAGGGCCTACCTGTCGGAAGCCGGCGAGGTCGTCGATGTCTACCTCCCGACGGACCGAGCCACCGGGCGCCCGCGAGGCTTTGCCTTCGTCGAGTTCGCCAGCCCGGATCTCGCGGCGGCAGCGATCGAAAAGTTCAACGGCACCGAGCTCGCCGGGCGGCGGCTCAACATCAACGAAGCGCAGGACAAGCCGCGCCGTTCGCCGGGCGGTGGCGGCCCACCGCGGCCGCCGCGCACCGAGTACCGGCCGCAGCCGGGAGATTTCGCCGACTTCCAGGGCTTCGGCCAGCCCGACAGCGGTGGCGGCGGTGGTGGCGGCGGCGGTGGCGGTGGCGGAGCGCCGGGACGCCGCGGCGGCATGGGTGGCAAGCCCAAGGGCAGCCGCCGAGGTCTGCGCGGCCGAAAGCGCAGCTTGTAGACACCGCGCTCCTACTTTTCTGCCCCCAATAGCAAAACGGGCGACGCGCCGAGTGGCTGCGTCGCCCGTTTTCTTTGCCCCGAAGAATCTCGAGGTTGCGCGGTCGTCCTAGCGAGCGGCGACGGTGACGTAGGAATGCTGGTCGACCATGTGTTCACCGATCCACTGCGCCAACACCGTGTCGGGCACCTCGGCGAGCCAGGCCGTCAGGTTCTTCTTGCCGCCGGAGCGCTTGACCGTGTACTCGGCCTTGACGTTGGGACCGAGGCTCTTCTTGACCTTGGCAAGCTTCTTCTTGTTTTCCTTCGACAGCTCGACACCGTTGAGGGCGACCAGCACGTCCCCGGCCTGGAATCCGGCCTTTTCTGCCGGGCTACCCGCCGTCACCGCCTTCACCGCATAGCGGCCCTCGGCCGTCTTCTCGGTTTCGATTCCAAGCCAGCCCTTGGCCTTGATCTTCGTGACCATGGCGTTCAGACACTCCTCGGCTCCCTTGTCACACTTGTAGTGCTCTCCGGCGAAGGCCGTACCTGCCAGGGCAACGAGAACCGTCAACGCGACCAACCAAGTGGAAATCTTCATTCTCGGATCCTCCGAAACTCTTCGGACATCCCGGAGAGGGCGTCCGATGGGATTGATGGCGACGGATGCCTTTTCCGTCTTCAGCAGTCTAGGAAGGGCGAATGTGAATGTCCTGGACGAAGCGTCAAAACTTGTAACGGTTGTAAACAAGTCGTCAACGCAGCGGCCCAAGGCCCGACCTGTGGGCTATATTGCCGCCCTATGAACCGGGCCTCTTCTCGTCGCGATGGTCTGCCGCTGCGCCGCGCCCGCGCCCAGCGCCGCGGCCTGCTTCTCGCCTTCGCCGGCGCCCTGGTTCCCCTGCTGATCCTGCTCGGCCTGCAGTACCGCTGGCTCTCGGAGCTCGAGAAGAGCTCCCGGGTAGCTCGCGAGTCCTCCCTCGGCGCCTACTTGAGCTCCATTTCGAAGGACATCTCCTACTTCTACTGGAAGGAAGGGCAAAGCGCCCTCGCCCTGCCGTCCCAGGCCTTCGCCGCCGAGGATCCGGCGGCCAAGTTCTGCCGCTTCTTCTCCAGGGCCGAAAGGCGCTTCAGCGGCGCCCGGCCCTTTTTCGTCGCCAGCTTCGGTGACGACCCCAAAGTCTCGGTCCACGACTCCGTCGCCGGAAAGATGGTGCCCGCGGAGGAGGGGCCGGAAACGGATGCCATCCTGGCGGCGGTGATTCCCTGGCATCTGCGCAGCCAGTCGGGCCGCACCTTCGAGGAAGTCGACGTCGAGCTCAACGACTCCGATCCTCGCTTCCGCACGATGGTCAAGCCGGTGATCGACGAGGAATCCCACCTGGTCGGCTTGGTGGGCTTCGTCCTCGACCAGGACTATCTGAAGAACAAGGTCCTGCCCAAAGCAGTCGATGAGATCGTCGGCGAGTTGCCGGATCTGGTGGTGACGGTCTGGGATCGCAATGGCGAGCTCATCCTCGGCGAGGAACAGACCTCGAAGCCGGCCCGCTCCCTGTACGACTCGGTGAGTGGTTGGAAGCTCACCATCCACAGTCGATCAGCGACGCCGGAGCAGTGGGCGCGAGCCAACTTCCTGTTCAACCTGACGCTGTCGGCGGTCCTCGCCCTCGTCCTGCTGGCGGCGATCGCCTTTGCCCTGCGCACCGCCTCGCGAGAGCTCCACCTGTCGGAGATGAAGAACGACTTCGTCTCCAATGTCTCGCACGAGCTGCGCACTCCGCTGTCGTCGATTCGAGTCTTCGGTGAGTTCATGCGCCTCGACCGGGTGAGCGACCCGGCCAAGGTGCGCGAGTATGGCGAGTACATCGAGACCGAGAGCCGGCGCCTGACCCAGCTGATCGACAACATTCTCGACTTCTCGCGTATCGAATCCGGTGGCAAGGTCTACCACTTCGAGGAGTGCGATCTCGTCGAAGTGGTGACCGAGGCCCTCAAGACCTTCGAGATCAGGCTCCGGCAGAAGGGCTTCCGGCTCTACTTCGACGGCCCCGAGGAGGAGCTCCCGCCGGTCGCCGTCGATCCCGGAGCCCTCGCCCAGGCGATCTGCAATCTGATCGACAACGCGGTCAAGTACTCGAACGGCGCCCGCGAGATCCAGGTAGCCGTCGGGCGCACCGACGGCCATGCAGAGATCGCCGTCACGGACCACGGCATCGGCATCTCGCGCGATCAGCAGAAGCGCATCTTCGATCGCTTCCATCGCGTCAGCACGGGCCTGGTTCACGACGTCAAGGGAGCCGGTCTCGGCCTGTCGATCGTGCAGCACATCGTCCAGGCCCATGGCGGCAAGATCAGCGTGCGCAGCGAGCTCGGCCGCGGCAGCACCTTCACCGTCCACCTGCCGTTCACGCCGTCCGCCCCGGTGGAGCCGTCGGCCCCGGAGGAGAAGTCATGAGCCCGCGAGTCCTGATCGTCGAGGACGACGAAGCCATGGCCGTCGCGCTGCGCGATGGCTTCGAGTACGAAGGCTATGAAGTGATCGCCGCCACCGACGGCGAGGCCGGCCTCACCGCCGCTCGGGAGCGTGCTCCGGCACTGATCGTCCTCGACGTCATGCTGCCGCGCATGACCGGCCTCGATGTCTGCAAGGAGCTGCGCCGCGGCGGCGACTCGGTGCCGATCATCATGCTGACGGCGCGCGGCCAGGAGATCGACAAGATCCTCGGCCTCAAGCTCGGGGCCGACGACTACATCACCAAGCCCTTCAGTTTTCTCGAGCTGTTCGCCCGCGCCGAGGCGGTGCTGCGACGCACCTCCGGCCACTCCCCCGGCGCCGCCATCGCGCGCTTCGGCGACGTCACCATCGACTTCCGGCGCCACGAGGCGACCAAAGGCGACCAGTCCCTCGAGCTCTCACCGCGCGAATTCCATCTCCTCGAGTACTTCGTCGCCCACCGCGGCGAAGTCATCTCCCGCGATCGCCTGCTCGACGCCGTCTGGGGCTACGACTCCATCCCTTACACCCGCACCGTCGACACCCACATCGCCAAACTGCGCAAGAAGATCGAAGACACGCCATCGGACCCGAAGTGGCTGGTGACCATCCACCGCCTGGGCTACAAATTCACCGGCTAAGGGCCCGGCGACGCACCTGTCGCGCCCGAGCCGCGTAGGCGGGGGGGCGCCTTTAGCCCCGAAGTCCCTGTCGGCAGAATGAAGCCGTCGGCTACAAAGCAGCGGGCCCCCGAGCGCGCAAGCGCGAGGCGGCGGCAAAGCCGCCGAGGACGAGGCCGCCCTGGATTGGGGTGAGGCCGCACGACACGTGCGTGCGGCCCGGGCCGCGTAGATTACGTGAGCGCCTTTAGCCCCGAAGCACCTATCTTTCGGCAGAAAGAAGCCGTCTGCTAACCAGCAGACGGCCCCCGAGCCCGATCAGGGCGAGGGCAGCGGCCTCTGGCCGCTGAGGACGGGGGTGCCTGGCCGGCCGCGAGCCGCACGACATGTGCGTGCGGCTCGGGCCGCGTAGGCGAGGGGGGCGCCTTTAGCCCCGAAGTTCCTGTCGGCAGAAAGCAGGCGTCTGCTAACCAGCAGACGGCCCCCGAGCGCGGAAGCGCGAGGGCAGCGGCGAAAGCCGCTGAGGACGGGGCCGCCCTGGATTGGGGTGAAGCCGCACGACATGTGCGTGCGGCTGAGGGGGGCGCCTTTAGCCCCCCTGAATCAGAGATACCCGAGGGACTTCAGGAGGTCGCGGGTCTCGCCCTGCATCGAGCGCTCGTCGCCGCAG
This region of Acidobacteriota bacterium genomic DNA includes:
- a CDS encoding PDZ domain-containing protein, whose product is MKISTWLVALTVLVALAGTAFAGEHYKCDKGAEECLNAMVTKIKAKGWLGIETEKTAEGRYAVKAVTAGSPAEKAGFQAGDVLVALNGVELSKENKKKLAKVKKSLGPNVKAEYTVKRSGGKKNLTAWLAEVPDTVLAQWIGEHMVDQHSYVTVAAR
- a CDS encoding response regulator transcription factor, with translation MSPRVLIVEDDEAMAVALRDGFEYEGYEVIAATDGEAGLTAARERAPALIVLDVMLPRMTGLDVCKELRRGGDSVPIIMLTARGQEIDKILGLKLGADDYITKPFSFLELFARAEAVLRRTSGHSPGAAIARFGDVTIDFRRHEATKGDQSLELSPREFHLLEYFVAHRGEVISRDRLLDAVWGYDSIPYTRTVDTHIAKLRKKIEDTPSDPKWLVTIHRLGYKFTG
- a CDS encoding RNA-binding protein, which encodes MDRLQLRRKTISAKVFVGNLNFQTTKDELRAYLSEAGEVVDVYLPTDRATGRPRGFAFVEFASPDLAAAAIEKFNGTELAGRRLNINEAQDKPRRSPGGGGPPRPPRTEYRPQPGDFADFQGFGQPDSGGGGGGGGGGGGGAPGRRGGMGGKPKGSRRGLRGRKRSL
- a CDS encoding HAMP domain-containing sensor histidine kinase, whose translation is MNRASSRRDGLPLRRARAQRRGLLLAFAGALVPLLILLGLQYRWLSELEKSSRVARESSLGAYLSSISKDISYFYWKEGQSALALPSQAFAAEDPAAKFCRFFSRAERRFSGARPFFVASFGDDPKVSVHDSVAGKMVPAEEGPETDAILAAVIPWHLRSQSGRTFEEVDVELNDSDPRFRTMVKPVIDEESHLVGLVGFVLDQDYLKNKVLPKAVDEIVGELPDLVVTVWDRNGELILGEEQTSKPARSLYDSVSGWKLTIHSRSATPEQWARANFLFNLTLSAVLALVLLAAIAFALRTASRELHLSEMKNDFVSNVSHELRTPLSSIRVFGEFMRLDRVSDPAKVREYGEYIETESRRLTQLIDNILDFSRIESGGKVYHFEECDLVEVVTEALKTFEIRLRQKGFRLYFDGPEEELPPVAVDPGALAQAICNLIDNAVKYSNGAREIQVAVGRTDGHAEIAVTDHGIGISRDQQKRIFDRFHRVSTGLVHDVKGAGLGLSIVQHIVQAHGGKISVRSELGRGSTFTVHLPFTPSAPVEPSAPEEKS